One Brassica napus cultivar Da-Ae chromosome A1, Da-Ae, whole genome shotgun sequence genomic region harbors:
- the LOC106351362 gene encoding 40S ribosomal protein S5-1-like produces MAAAVEIDAEIQQQLTNEVKLFNRWTYDDVSVTDISLVDYIGVQAAKHATFVPHTAGRYSVKRFRKAQCPIVERLTNSLMMHGRNNGKKLMAVRIIKHAMEIIHLLTDANPIQVIIDAIVNSGPREDATRIGSAGVVRRQAVDISPLRRVNQAIFLLTTGAREAAFRNIKTIAECLADELINAAKGSSNSYAIKKKDEIERVAKANR; encoded by the exons ATGGCCGCCGCCGTTGAAATCGACGCTGAGATTCAGCAGCAGCTTACCAACGAGGTCAAGCTCTTCAACCGCTGGACCTACGACGACGTCTCG GTCACAGATATCAGTCTTGTTGACTACATTGGAGTTCAGGCAGCTAAACACGCTACCTTCGTCCCCCACACAGCCGGAAGATACTCTGTGAAGAGATTCAGGAAGGCTCAGTGCCCCATTGTTGAGAGGCTCACAAACTCTCTCATGATGCACGGGAGAAACAACGGAAAGAAGTTGATGGCGGTGAGGATCATCAAGCACGCCATGGAAATCATCCACCTCTTGACTGACGCCAACCCGATCCAGGTCATCATTGACGCCATTGTTAACAG TGGTCCTCGTGAAGATGCTACCAGAATTGGGTCTGCTGGTGTTGTTAGGAGACAAGCCGTTGATATCTCGCCTCTAAGACGTGTCAACCAAGCTATCTTCTTGCTTACAACCGGTGCTCGTGAGGCTGCTTTCAGAAACATTAAGACTATTGCTGAGTGCCTTGCTGATGAATTGATCAACGCAGCTAAGGGCTCTTCCAACAG CTATGCCATCAAAAAGAAGGATGAGATTGAGAGAGTCGCCAAGGCTAATCGTTAA
- the LOC106351372 gene encoding universal stress protein YxiE isoform X2, whose amino-acid sequence MAEDQAAAVKETSAVEKQPETTGAEAPTVTITKRMMVAIDESDSSFYALQWVIDHFSNLLMTTEAAEAEGGLLTVVHVQSPSHHFAAFPAGPGGATVYASSSMIESVKKAQQEASAALLSRALQMCRAKQIRTETLVLEGEAKDMICQAVEQMHVDLLVVGSRGLGKIKRAFIGSVSDYCAHHANCPILIVKPPKEITT is encoded by the exons ATGGCGGAGGATCAAGCAGCGGCGGTGAAGGAAACATCGGCCGTGGAGAAGCAGCCGGAGACGACAGGAGCTGAAGCACCGACAGTGACAATAACAAAAAGGATGATGGTTGCTATCGACGAGAGTGATTCGAGCTTCTATGCTCTGCAATGGGTCATTGACCATTTCTCTAACCTTTTAATGACCACTGAGGCGGCTGAAGCGGAAGGTGGCTTGCTCACGGTGGTTCATGTGCAGTCTCCGTCCCATCACTTTGCTGCTTTTCCAGCTGGACCCGGCGGCGCAACAG TCTACGCATCTTCGTCGATGATAGAGTCAGTGAAAAAAGCACAACAGGAGGCCTCTGCAGCCCTTCTCTCGCGTGCACTCCAAATGTGCCGAGCCAAGCAG ATACGTACTGAAACTCTGGTACTTGAAGGCGAGGCAAAGGACATGATTTGCCAGGCGGTGGAGCAAATGCACGTTGATCTTCTCGTTGTGGGTAGTCGTGGCCTTGGCAAGATCAAAAG AGCGTTTATTGGGAGCGTTAGCGACTACTGTGCTCATCACGCCAACTGTCCCATCCTTATTGTGAAGCCACCAAAGGAGATAACTACTTAA
- the LOC106351372 gene encoding universal stress protein PHOS34 isoform X1 — MAEDQAAAVKETSAVEKQPETTGAEAPTVTITKRMMVAIDESDSSFYALQWVIDHFSNLLMTTEAAEAEGGLLTVVHVQSPSHHFAAFPAGPGGATAVYASSSMIESVKKAQQEASAALLSRALQMCRAKQIRTETLVLEGEAKDMICQAVEQMHVDLLVVGSRGLGKIKRAFIGSVSDYCAHHANCPILIVKPPKEITT; from the exons ATGGCGGAGGATCAAGCAGCGGCGGTGAAGGAAACATCGGCCGTGGAGAAGCAGCCGGAGACGACAGGAGCTGAAGCACCGACAGTGACAATAACAAAAAGGATGATGGTTGCTATCGACGAGAGTGATTCGAGCTTCTATGCTCTGCAATGGGTCATTGACCATTTCTCTAACCTTTTAATGACCACTGAGGCGGCTGAAGCGGAAGGTGGCTTGCTCACGGTGGTTCATGTGCAGTCTCCGTCCCATCACTTTGCTGCTTTTCCAGCTGGACCCGGCGGCGCAACAG CAGTCTACGCATCTTCGTCGATGATAGAGTCAGTGAAAAAAGCACAACAGGAGGCCTCTGCAGCCCTTCTCTCGCGTGCACTCCAAATGTGCCGAGCCAAGCAG ATACGTACTGAAACTCTGGTACTTGAAGGCGAGGCAAAGGACATGATTTGCCAGGCGGTGGAGCAAATGCACGTTGATCTTCTCGTTGTGGGTAGTCGTGGCCTTGGCAAGATCAAAAG AGCGTTTATTGGGAGCGTTAGCGACTACTGTGCTCATCACGCCAACTGTCCCATCCTTATTGTGAAGCCACCAAAGGAGATAACTACTTAA